Proteins encoded together in one Chitinophaga sp. LS1 window:
- the kduI gene encoding 5-dehydro-4-deoxy-D-glucuronate isomerase, with translation MTAETRYATSPASVLRWTTDETRKELLIDKLFFADDAVLVYSHYDRFITGGIMPVNKTVKLGTPDQLKATYFLERRELGIINVGAPGKVQVDGEIFEVGFKEALYIGRGKQEILFSSNDCEQPAKYYINSTPAHQTYPTRLVTKKDAEIVTLGSPETANHRTINKLLVASVLPTCQLQMGMTELKTGSIWNTIPAHTHDRRMEVYFYFEVPDGQSVCHFWGQPQETRHIWMQNEQAVISPPWSIHSGAGTSNYTFIWGMAGENLDYGDMDVCAVPDLR, from the coding sequence ATGACAGCCGAAACGAGATATGCCACCAGCCCAGCCTCCGTGTTGCGCTGGACGACAGACGAAACCCGGAAAGAACTGCTCATAGATAAGCTCTTCTTTGCCGACGATGCAGTATTGGTATATAGCCATTATGATCGCTTTATCACAGGCGGCATCATGCCTGTGAACAAAACCGTAAAACTGGGAACACCCGATCAGCTGAAAGCTACCTACTTCCTGGAACGTAGAGAACTGGGTATTATCAATGTAGGCGCTCCCGGAAAAGTACAGGTAGATGGAGAAATATTCGAAGTAGGCTTCAAAGAGGCATTATATATAGGCAGGGGCAAACAGGAAATCCTCTTCAGCAGCAACGACTGTGAGCAACCTGCTAAGTATTATATCAACTCTACCCCAGCTCATCAGACATATCCAACCCGTCTGGTCACAAAGAAGGATGCGGAAATCGTAACCCTGGGTAGCCCCGAAACCGCCAATCACCGTACTATCAATAAACTGCTCGTCGCCTCTGTACTACCTACCTGCCAGTTGCAGATGGGTATGACCGAACTCAAAACAGGCAGCATCTGGAATACTATTCCTGCACATACACACGACAGACGCATGGAGGTCTACTTCTACTTCGAAGTACCCGATGGGCAATCCGTTTGTCACTTCTGGGGGCAACCACAGGAAACCCGTCATATCTGGATGCAGAACGAACAGGCGGTGATATCACCACCCTGGTCTATTCACTCCGGCGCCGGCACCAGCAACTATACATTTATCTGGGGCATGGCTGGTGAAAACCTCGACTATG
- a CDS encoding altronate dehydratase family protein, translating to MNKYLQIHPGDNVLVALQDLQQGTEVGFNGSTITLLKDVPAKHKFMIADAKEGDPITMYGVLVGKANVAIAKGELITITNVKHDASAFHEKEGTVQWEKPDVSKWANRTFMGYPRNDGQVGTRNYWLVIPMVFCENRNVSVIKTAFEKGLGFAPTEVYNEQVQDLVSLYKKGDLNAIKTYTAEAVTLSNKRHTVFNNIDGIKFLMHEGGCGGTRQDSDALCALLAGYIHHPNVAGATILSLGCQHAQVSILQEALKKLNPAFNKPVLVYEQQKSASEFTMLSSAIKDTFLALIEADKEGRKPSPLSKLVIGLECGGSDGFSGISANPAVGHTSDLLVALGGTSILSEFPELCGVEQELINRCVEKDVSDKFIRIMRAYESQAESVGSGFYMNPSPGNIKDGLITDAIKSAGAAKKGGISPVIDVLDYTEYVKKPGLNLLCTPGNDVESTSAEVGSGANIVLFTTGLGTPTGNPIAPVVKLATNTKLAQRMPDIIDINTGTIISGEVSIEEMGEEILEFVIKAASGEVQTKAELLHQDDFIPWKRGVSL from the coding sequence ATGAATAAGTATCTGCAAATACATCCCGGCGACAATGTACTTGTTGCTTTACAAGACCTCCAGCAAGGTACGGAAGTCGGGTTTAATGGTTCCACAATAACCTTATTAAAAGACGTTCCCGCTAAACATAAATTCATGATCGCTGATGCTAAGGAAGGCGATCCTATCACTATGTATGGAGTATTGGTTGGTAAAGCCAATGTTGCCATTGCCAAAGGTGAACTGATTACTATTACCAATGTAAAACATGACGCCAGTGCTTTCCACGAAAAAGAAGGAACTGTGCAATGGGAAAAGCCTGATGTGAGTAAGTGGGCTAACCGCACCTTTATGGGTTATCCACGTAATGATGGTCAGGTAGGTACGCGTAACTACTGGCTGGTGATTCCGATGGTATTTTGTGAGAACCGTAACGTGAGTGTGATCAAGACTGCCTTTGAAAAAGGGTTGGGTTTTGCGCCAACAGAGGTGTATAATGAGCAGGTACAGGATTTAGTGTCTTTATATAAGAAGGGAGATCTGAATGCGATTAAGACGTACACGGCAGAGGCAGTAACTCTGAGTAATAAACGTCATACCGTATTTAATAATATAGATGGTATCAAGTTCCTGATGCACGAAGGTGGTTGTGGTGGTACCAGGCAGGATTCTGATGCACTGTGTGCACTGCTGGCCGGGTACATTCACCATCCGAATGTAGCAGGTGCTACTATATTGAGTCTGGGTTGTCAACACGCACAGGTATCGATTCTGCAGGAAGCATTAAAGAAACTGAATCCAGCGTTTAATAAACCAGTGTTGGTATATGAGCAGCAGAAGAGTGCTTCTGAGTTCACCATGTTGTCTTCTGCTATTAAAGATACATTCCTGGCGTTGATTGAAGCGGATAAGGAAGGAAGGAAACCAAGTCCATTGTCAAAACTGGTGATTGGCCTGGAGTGTGGTGGTTCTGATGGGTTCTCTGGCATTTCTGCGAATCCGGCGGTGGGTCATACTTCTGATTTGCTGGTGGCGTTGGGTGGTACTTCTATCTTGTCTGAATTTCCGGAATTGTGTGGTGTGGAGCAGGAGTTGATCAATCGTTGTGTGGAGAAAGATGTGTCTGATAAGTTCATTCGTATTATGCGTGCGTATGAGAGTCAGGCAGAGTCTGTGGGTTCTGGTTTTTATATGAATCCTTCTCCGGGGAATATTAAGGATGGGTTGATCACAGATGCGATCAAGTCAGCAGGTGCGGCGAAAAAAGGGGGGATTTCTCCGGTGATAGATGTGTTGGACTATACAGAGTATGTAAAGAAACCGGGGTTGAATTTGTTGTGTACGCCGGGCAATGATGTGGAGTCTACTTCGGCAGAGGTAGGGTCGGGTGCGAATATTGTGTTGTTTACGACTGGGTTGGGTACGCCGACGGGGAACCCGATTGCACCGGTGGTGAAGTTAGCGACGAATACGAAATTGGCGCAAAGAATGCCGGATATTATTGATATTAATACAGGTACGATCATAAGCGGAGAGGTGAGTATTGAGGAAATGGGGGAAGAGATATTGGAGTTTGTGATTAAGGCGGCAAGTGGAGAGGTGCAGACGAAGGCGGAGTTGCTGCATCAGGATGATTTTATTCCGTGGAAGAGAGGGGTGAGTTTGTAA